Below is a genomic region from Raphanus sativus cultivar WK10039 chromosome 4, ASM80110v3, whole genome shotgun sequence.
GAGTTAATACTATACTACGAAACCGGTTTGGTATTTCATCACTTAAAGGATTCCAAAGGGAGGCCTTGTCAACGTGGGTTGCTCATAAGGACTGTCTTGTTCTAGCTGCAACGGGATCTGGtagctttctttctttttactcATCGATGATGCCCTTCAATAACATCCTAATATTGCGGTTTATGTGTGTGTTTACACCATGGCAGGAAAATCTCTATGCTTCCAGATTCCTGCATTGGTGACTGGGAAAGTTGTTGTCGTGATCTCGCCTCTGATAAGCCTGATGCATGATCAATGCCTTAAGCTGTCAAAGCACAAAGTATCGGCTTGTTTCCTTGGTTCAGGCCAACTTGATAACCGCATAGAACAGAAGGCCATGCAGGGAATGTATCAGATCATATACGTTTGCCCTGAGACTGTGGTCCGGTACAAAAGCACAACTTTCtgaattttcttcttttttttttaaagtgcatttatgttatttttttgtctttgctTTAAGGATTGATGTAAACTTGATCGCAGGTTGATTAAACCACTCCAGAAGCTCGCAAAAACTCATGGAATTGCTCTTTTTGCTATTGATGAAGCTCATTGCGTATCAAAGTGGGGACATGACTTTCGTTCAGACTACAGGTATGTTTTTTGTGAGTCAAAGCTTGCAAGTGTCATTGCTTTCAAGTGCTGCTTCTGTGGATGATCTTAGTTTTCTAAACAAAACTCCCGCTGCTGGATTTTTCAGGAAACTATCTGTGCTGCGGGAAAACTTTTGTGCCAGCAGTTTGCCGTTCTTGGAATATGATGTACCGATAATGGCATTGACTGCAACGGCCACAGCTCACGTTCAGGAAGATATTCTTGAGTCACTTCACCTGTCAAAGGAAACAAAAACTGTGCTTACTTCATTTTTCAGGCCAAATTTACAATTTTCAGTGAGTTTTCCACCTTAGATTTGATTTCACTTTACATTTTAGGAATAAGATTAGCAAACTAATCTATAACTTTCTACTTGATGCTGAAGATGTACAACTTAAAGTTGATATATTTTTCTGTCATTTACAGGTTAAACATAGTAGAACGAAGTCTGCGGCTTCATATGGAAAGGACTTCCAGAACTTAATTGACTTATACTCTGGAAAGAGAAAGGCTACCGGGAAAAAGGTAGCAGTGATCTCACGAGAGTCAGAGGGGCAGAATGGTTTTGGTTATCATGATGCTGAAAACATCCATGAGACAGAtcacgatgatgatgatgaagaggatCTGGAGAACTCTTTGGCAAAGCAAAACAGTTCAAATGGGAAAGAGATGTCAGAAGAGAATCTGGAAGACGTAACTGACATCTTCCAGAGTGTTGATGATTGGGATGGTATGctccttttcatttttttggttgGTAACAGAAAGTGATCTGAAACTGTTGATTAACATTGAAAATCACTTTGATTAGCAAAATTGGTCACTGCATTTAACTAAATTGATAGTAGCGTTACTGTTAGTAAAATAAATAGGCTTGGCATATCATTGGTGTTGAAGAGTGGTGGTTTTGATCGGATTTAATCGTTGCAGTTGCTTGTGGCGAGTTCTGTGCAATGTCTCCTTGCGATGTCCTGGATTTGCCTGATCCTTCCGGAAAGCAGATACCTGACGAACCTGGACACAATCATGGTAACCAGACAAAGGATCTTGAAGGACCGACAATTATTTACGTTCCTACGAGAAAGGAGAGTGTAAACATTGCAAAATATCTCTGCGGGGTTGGACTGAAGGCTGCAGCTTATAATGCATCGGTATGGACTGAAAAAAATTGTACTCTTTTTTACCTTACGAAGCTTCTCAAATACTTTTTAGGAATGAAAATTGTCAACCTTTCTTAACTTGGTATCAAGACTCACACTATATCAACCAAGCAGctattatagattttttttgttttgtttccagtATATGATGGTTAGATCTTGGATTCTTAATTAAatgctttttgtttttaaattgttgTTATTATGGCTGTTTTTTTAACAGTTTGTTACTTTCCACAGTTGCCTAAAAAACATCTCAGACAAGTTCACCAAGAGTTTCACGAAGAGAAGCTGCAGGTACTTACATGGAACCTTCATGTTCTATTGTATTTCGACTCAACCTGAATGTTCTACTCTGTTATCCACTTCATGTGGAGGAATATTGACGTTATGGTACTCCCCTTCAGGTTGTTGTTGCCACAATTGCATTTGGAATGGGAATTGACAAGAAAAATGTCCGAAAAATCATCCATTATGGTTGGCCGCAGGTCTCTCTCAAAGCTccttatatgattttaatatttaacatttctgtacaccaaaaatataaacaaatctaTCTTTATTATATCTCACTGAAATAATGAAACCGCAGAGCTTGGAAGCATACTACCAAGAAGCTGGTCGAGCTGGAAGGGATGGGGAATTGGCTGAGTGCGGTGAGATGATTAATATTGATTTGTTTTGGTACTGTAAAGATCATCTTGTCTGCCATGCCTAAAATAATCTGGGATTTACAGTGCTCTATGCTAATCTATCGAGAGTACCAACACTTTTGCCGAGCCGTAGGAGCAAAGAACAGACAGAACAAGCTTACAAGATGCTATCTGATTGCTTCAGGTCTGTATGCTAGTCAAATACGTGTGTGCATCTTTCACTTTTCTTTCTGTAATCTTTTACAatcattcttctttttctcatgCAGATACGGAATGAACACTTCACAGTGTCGAGCGAAAATACTCGTGGAGTACTTTGGGGAGGACTTTAGTTCCAAGAAGTGTAACTTGTAAGTTCTATCCTTCTTTTAAAAGACCATTAAGGTAGCGAACTGTCGTAATATTCTTTCCAATCTATGAAACAGATGCGATGTTTGCACTAGTGGGCCTCCGGAGCAAGTAAATGTACGAGAGGAAGCTAATCTTTTGTTTCAAGTAATCACATCTTTTCACGTAAGTCTTTTGTGTAATCCTCCCATTATTATTTCCATTTGGTGATTTATTAGATTACTTCAACTATAACCGTTCTTTTGGTCTCTTAGTTGCAGGCAGATAATAGCTCTGAGCATGCATCATATGAAGATTTTGGACTCGGAAACAGCAAACAAAAGAAGTTATCCGACAAGCCGaatcttctcttcttcatcaGTAGAATCAGGGAGCAGGTAATCTTTGTATTTCTAGTGCATTATGTTCGTCATGATATACATTTGATGCCTTTGGTTGGGTGACAGTCCCAAAAGTTCATGGAGATAGATCGTCTTTGGTGGAAAGGTCTTGCCCGTATCATGGAAGCCGAGGGATACATCAAAGAGATTGATAACCAGGTAGTAAGTAACAAAAAAAGGCAACCAACCTTTCTTCTTTTAGTTTCATGATCCTCTCCTTTTGGTTTGTGTTGCAGTCTCGTCGAGTTGAGATAGGTTTTATAGAACCAACAGAGAAAGGGAAGAAGCAGCTAAATATCAAAGACGTCAAGCCGCTCTATGTATACCCAGAAGCTGACATGCTGGTTTCATTGAAACAACGCAGAACATACAGCGGATTCTCATCTTGGGGCAAAGGATGGGCAGATCCAGAGACCAGGCGGCAACGGTTGGAGACAATGAAACGCCTAAGAGAAAGGAAACCACGAAGAGAACGATcacgacaacaacaacaacgtcCTTTGAAGTTACAGAAGAATGTTCCATGGAAAAGCAAAGAATAATCCTCTCTCAAGTAATGAAtccactttatatatataatactctttttttctcttttaccAAACCACATTCTGTTCATGGGTCTTTACGGAAGAAGCATAATAGTTCTTTCTACAATTGCTCTTTCAGGGTcgttcttcttctttgctttaACTCCCATCTTCAGGCAGAGACGTCGAGCCGTAGAGAAGCTGAAGCTAGTGAACGAGGCTTTGGTTGCTGCGGAAGAGAACGTTGCGAGGCTTCAAGAGCGTCACGATGTGATTCTCAGAGAGTTGTGTTCTTATTACCTCGTTAACTCCGAGCTACAAGAAGCTTTGGTTGCAGCTCGAGCAGCTATTGATGTTGCTTCAGGTTTTGTCATAGAGCTTAGAAGATTACAGTTGAATATTTTAAACTCCCTTTCTTAATGTAAGCTAACACGTATTAATGGTGATTTCGGGTTAATTAATGAATCAATCAAAGATAAAAGCTTGTAATGAATCCAACGGCTGAGATAACTCGAGAGTTTTATATCTCTCCTTCCTTTCCggctcccccccccccccacccacGTTTAGTAAACTTACATACGTCGACCCATCATCATTATTTAATACAAACCGTTGGATCAAAAACCAAAGAAATACAATCTGAACGGTTAACTTCGCCAATACTCGGATCGCCAGCGTGGCGGTAGATGGTATATAGATACAACGTCGTTGAGTGCTCAGATTACGCAAACCGTAAACCGCTACAAAACCGGAATAAAAAGGAAAGATAATTTCGTGGTAGTTTGTTAAGAATCCGATGGACTCGTCGTCGTCACCAGCAGCAGGAGCAGCAGCAGCGAAGCCGGGGAGAGGCGCAGGAGGAAGAAAAGGAGGTGATCGGAAGAAGAGCGTTTCCAAGTCGGCCAAGGCTGGTCTC
It encodes:
- the LOC108855607 gene encoding ATP-dependent DNA helicase Q-like SIM isoform X1, which translates into the protein MDELVSSSDEVVTKLVEMGFAKLDALEAVKAVGKPCCDEAVEYLLKRSGGFSSASSSLCSTKNNNNKTLGNGRRALPSSSSSGSMRQSSLFDHFRSVDRNKKKGFGTAVVVSVPSQETRKSPPLVFVESDVCSEASSTWEKRVNTILRNRFGISSLKGFQREALSTWVAHKDCLVLAATGSGKSLCFQIPALVTGKVVVVISPLISLMHDQCLKLSKHKVSACFLGSGQLDNRIEQKAMQGMYQIIYVCPETVVRLIKPLQKLAKTHGIALFAIDEAHCVSKWGHDFRSDYRKLSVLRENFCASSLPFLEYDVPIMALTATATAHVQEDILESLHLSKETKTVLTSFFRPNLQFSVKHSRTKSAASYGKDFQNLIDLYSGKRKATGKKVAVISRESEGQNGFGYHDAENIHETDHDDDDEEDLENSLAKQNSSNGKEMSEENLEDVTDIFQSVDDWDVACGEFCAMSPCDVLDLPDPSGKQIPDEPGHNHGNQTKDLEGPTIIYVPTRKESVNIAKYLCGVGLKAAAYNASLPKKHLRQVHQEFHEEKLQVVVATIAFGMGIDKKNVRKIIHYGWPQSLEAYYQEAGRAGRDGELAECVLYANLSRVPTLLPSRRSKEQTEQAYKMLSDCFRYGMNTSQCRAKILVEYFGEDFSSKKCNLCDVCTSGPPEQVNVREEANLLFQVITSFHLQADNSSEHASYEDFGLGNSKQKKLSDKPNLLFFISRIREQSQKFMEIDRLWWKGLARIMEAEGYIKEIDNQSRRVEIGFIEPTEKGKKQLNIKDVKPLYVYPEADMLVSLKQRRTYSGFSSWGKGWADPETRRQRLETMKRLRERKPRRERSRQQQQRPLKLQKNVPWKSKE
- the LOC108855607 gene encoding ATP-dependent DNA helicase Q-like SIM isoform X2 translates to MDELVSSSDEVVTKLVEMGFAKLDALEAVKAVGKPCCDEAVEYLLKRSGGFSSASSSLCSTKNNNNKTLGNGRRALPSSSSSGSMRQSSLFDHFRSVDRNKKKGFGTAVVVSVPSQETRKSPPLVFVESDVCSEASSTWEKRVNTILRNRFGISSLKGFQREALSTWVAHKDCLVLAATGSGKSLCFQIPALVTGKVVVVISPLISLMHDQCLKLSKHKVSACFLGSGQLDNRIEQKAMQGMYQIIYVCPETVVRLIKPLQKLAKTHGIALFAIDEAHCVSKWGHDFRSDYRKLSVLRENFCASSLPFLEYDVPIMALTATATAHVQEDILESLHLSKETKTVLTSFFRPNLQFSVKHSRTKSAASYGKDFQNLIDLYSGKRKATGKKVAVISRESEGQNGFGYHDAENIHETDHDDDDEEDLENSLAKQNSSNGKEMSEENLEDVTDIFQSVDDWDVACGEFCAMSPCDVLDLPDPSGKQIPDEPGHNHGNQTKDLEGPTIIYVPTRKESVNIAKYLCGVGLKAAAYNASLPKKHLRQVHQEFHEEKLQVVVATIAFGMGIDKKNVRKIIHYGWPQSLEAYYQEAGRAGRDGELAECVLYANLSRVPTLLPSRRSKEQTEQAYKMLSDCFRYGMNTSQCRAKILVEYFGEDFSSKKCNLCDVCTSGPPEQVNVREEANLLFQVITSFHADNSSEHASYEDFGLGNSKQKKLSDKPNLLFFISRIREQSQKFMEIDRLWWKGLARIMEAEGYIKEIDNQSRRVEIGFIEPTEKGKKQLNIKDVKPLYVYPEADMLVSLKQRRTYSGFSSWGKGWADPETRRQRLETMKRLRERKPRRERSRQQQQRPLKLQKNVPWKSKE